TGTTTTATAACCAAGGGTTGGTTTGCCCCAAGGTGTAACTGGGCCAGAACGTCCAATTGGTGCACGTCCTTCACCACCACCATGTGGATGGTCATTCGGATTCATAACTGAACCACGTACCGTTGGTCGAATACCCATGTGACGGGTACGACCGGCTTTCCCAATTCGGACATGCTGGTGATCTAAATTACCAACCTGGCCAATGGTAGCTCGACATTCAATTCGAACCAGTCGCATTTCACCTGAAGGCAATCGTAGTGTTGCGTAATTTCCTTCTTTAGCCATCAGCTGAGCACTTGCGCCAGCAGAACGGACCATTTGAGCACCTTTACCATTTTTCAGTTCAATACAATGAACGGTCGTACCAACCGGAATATTTTTAAGTGGCAGACAGTTGCCAATTGTAATATCTGATTCCGGTCCGGAGAAAATAACATCTCCAACCTTTAATTTTAATGGTGCAATAATATAACGTTTTTCACCATCTGCATAGTGAACAAGTGCTATATTTGAGCTTCTGTTGGGATCATATTCGATTCCGGCAATTTTTCCGGGAATATTGTCTTTATTTCTTTTAAAGTCAATAATTCGATATTTTCTTTTCGCTCCACCACCTTGGTGTCTAACGGTGATCCGGCCGTAGTTATTACGACCAGCATGTTTTTTGACTGGCTTCAATAAGGATTTCTCGGGTTCATGTTTAGTGATTTCCTCGAATGTATTGACGCTCATATTTCGACGTCCCGGGGACGTTGGTTTATACTTTCTAATACCCATTAATCGCTACCTCCTTTTTTTGTATGCTTCTCGGGTTGTAGTCTCGTTTGTTCGCTTATACGCCTTCGAAGAATTGGATACCCTTACTCCCAGGTGTTAACTTCACGATTGCTTTTTTCCAATCTGATCTTCGACCAACGAAACGTCCGGTTCTTTTTAGTTTGCCTTTCATATTCATAGTGCTTACTTTTTCAACTTCAACACCGAATATGACTTCAACTGCATTCTTTATCTCAATTTTATTGGCTCTTTTATCCACTTTAAAAGTGAATTTTTTTTCTTCAGCATCGGCCATACTACGTTCGGTAATAATTGGCTTGATAATAATATCGCGAGGATTTTTCATTATGCGTATACCTCCTCAATTTTTTCTAATGCTTCCTGGGTCATGATCAAAACGTCATATTTCAACATATCATATACGTTTAATTCATTAACGGTCGTCGTTGCTACTTTAGGAATATTGTTTGCTGAACGAATAACCGCTTCGTTGTTATCAGGAAGTACAATCAAGGCTTTTTGAGCATTGATATTGTTTAATACAGAAATCATTTCTTTTGTTTTTGGTGCTTCCATCACTAACTGGTTCAGTACTCGAATTTCATTTTCCAGTACTTTGGCAGAAAATACCGATTTAATCGCTAAAGTTTTAACTTTTTTGTTAACCTTTTTGCTATAATCTCTTGATTTTGGTGCAAAAATCACACCGCCGCCTTTCCACAATGGAGATCGGATGGTACCGGCACGAGCCCGGCCTGTTCCTTTTTGTCTCCAGGGTTTACGACCACCGCCACGGACTTCGGATCGAGTCAAGGCGGAACGTGTTCCCTGTCGTCTATTTGCAAGCAGTGCGACCACTACTTCATGTACTACGTGTTCGTTGGGTTCGATTCCGAAGATTCCTTCGCTTAATTCGACATCACCAACAACATTTCCTTTTACATCTAAAACGTCAATTTTAGGCATTTGATTTCCTCCTTTCAGGCTTGATTTTTTTATGCTTTAACGCTGCTTTTAATTGTAACAAGTGCTCCTCTAATGCCTGGTACCGCACCCTTAATTAAGAGTACATTGTTTTCAACATCAACTTTAACAACTTCTAAATTAACTGCAGTTACATTTTTGTTCCCCATTTGGCCCGGAAGTTTCTTACCCTTAAATACTCTTGAAGGTGAAGAAGACGCTCCCATGGAACCTGGTCGACGGTGATATTTGGAACCATGAGCCATAGGTCCGCGGGATTGGCCATGGCGTTTAATAACCCCTTGAAACCCCTTACCTTTTGATGTTCCTGAAATATCAACGCGTTCACCAGCTTCAAACACATCAGCCTGAATTAATTGACCGGTTTCATAACTTGCAAAATCATCAAGTTTGAATTCCCGGATTACTTTTTTAAATTCGACACTGTTTTTGGTATAATGTCCTTTTAGTGGTTTTGTCATAAGACGTTCTTTGGTTTCGCCAAACGCCAATTGTACGGCTTCATAACCATCTGTTTCGATGGTTTTCTTTTGAAGCACAACACAAGGGCCGGCTTCAACCACGGTTACGGGAATAACTGTTCCGTTTTCAGTGAAAATCTGGGTCATTCCAATTTTTCGTCCGATAATTGCTTTTTTCATTATTTCCTCCTAAATATCATTGGATTGCTGTGCAATCATAATACCAATGGGGTCTATAGTTTGATTTCTATATCAACGCCTGCTGGTAAGTTCAATCGCATTAATGCGTCTACGGTTTTTGGTGTTGGGTTTAAAATGTCAATCAACCGTTTATGTGTTCGCATTTCAAATTGCTCTCTGGAATCTTTGTACTTATGCACTGCCCGAAGAATCGTGATGATTTCTTTGTCTGTTGGCAGTGGCACTGGTCCAGATACGCTCGCACCTGTTCTTTTTGCTGTTTCAACAATTCGTTCAGCCGATTGATCTAATAGTTTATGATCAAACGCTTTTAATCTGATTCTAATTTTCTGTTTTGCCATACCTAAATTTTACCTCCTTATCAATTTTTACTCGTCATTTAGGTACTCCAACCACTCGTCAACCCATCCGGGTGTTTCATCTATATTTTTTTTTGCAAAATGAACCTTGTCATTTCGCAAAAATCAGATGATTTTCGTGGTTGTCGTCCGATTCAAAGATCGTGACATACTCCATGGGAAAAACCTGCCTAAGGCGACAGCAACCTCTCACTTCATCGCAGAGTGTCAACCTTTCACATTATACAAGAAAAAAAACGCTTTGGCAAGCGTTTTTTTATTATTTATTGGATTTGACAACTATTTTCATCTTTTATCTTTTCATCACTTCAGGATCTCTTCTGGTGGAGTATCAAGAAAATAAATTCCCGTTCCTTGCAGCCCCAAATGAGCAGCCAGGACACAGCCAATTGGTACCGGTTCTATTTTTTCGACGCCCATCAAACGCAGTGCTTTTTCATATTCTTCAACCGGTTTCATCGAACCGGTATAAGCAATGCCGACGTTCTGATCAAGATAACCGACAATATTCGCCGCCGTTTTTTCGATCACGGCACTTTGGGCTTTTTTGCTGCCTCGCGATTTTCCGATGATTTTCAACTCACCCTTTTCAACTGACACAATCGGATGAATCTTCAAAAACCCGCCAACCACGGCGGTCCCTTTTGATACCCGTCCACCCATGTACAGCCAATTTAAATCTTCAATGCTGAAATAAAAATGGGCATGCGGTATTAATTTCAAGGCCGCTTGCTCCAGATAATCCAAATCTTTTCCGGCGTCGATTAAGCGTAGTAATTCCGTCGCAATTACGGCAATACTGCCACCACTGTGCAAACTATCGACAATCTTACATTTAAAGTCCGGATATTCCACTTTGATATCTTTTAACACCAGGCCTGCTGTTTCATAACTACCCGAAAGTCGTGACGAAAAAGAGAGATACAAACAATCAATGCCTTCTTGCGCATTTTTTTTAAAATATTCGATAAAATCTCCCGGATTTACCTGAGAGGTCGTCGGCACGATCCCCCGTTCCATGAATTTATTCATCGCCTCTAAATCGATCTCCCGCTTATCACGATAAGCTTTTCCTTCAATAATAACATTTAACGACACCATATCCAACTGGGGATGGTTTATAAATTCTTTTGGTAAATCACACATACTATCAACTAAAAGTCTTATCATTTCCGCTTCTTTCCGTTTCTTAACGATCCTCGTTGTAAGAATTATTATATTTTTTTTCGTAGATCTCCTGTATCTGATCCAAACTTTCAAATATTTCAGCTCGCGAATAATTTTGATTCAGTAGATATTCATCGCTCATTTTAAAGACTTCAGAATAAAATTTTTCAGCTACCTTCAAATACTCAAGCTTAGGGTTTTGTTTAATCATTTCAAACAAAATATTTTCAGCGTCATTAATTTTATTGTCATAAATCATTTCTTGGAATCGATAAAATAAATAGTCTTCTTCAATCAGTTTTTCCGATTCGCTTTCGGTTGTTTCTGCGAATTTTTCTTTTCGAAACAATTTAATCACAAATTTAGAAAAATTTTCAATTTCTCGCACTAAGAATCCATTTTGGAACATCGTATCATCACTTTCCGATTCTAAACATCTATCGCTAAATAATACCACAAAAAAACAACTTTTTTTCATTAAATATTATTTTTCTATCCTTTTAATTATTTTCATAAATAAAAAACCGTCTCTCAATGAGAGGCGGTCTTATATTTATGGCAAAAATTGCAGATTAACGGAAATTATCCGGTTAAGTGTTTATTTTAAACTCTGCATTAGCTACCATACTGTTTTATTCTAGTCAGCCAGCATTTTTGCAACAACACCAGATCCAACGGTACGACCGCCTTCACGAATAGCAAAACGTAAACCTTCTTCGATCGCGATTGGTGTGATCAGAGTAATTTCCATTTGCACGTTATCCCCCGGCATTACCATTTCAACGCCTTCTGGCAATTTAATGACACCTGTTACGTCCGTTGTACGGAAATAGAATTGAGGACGGTATCCGTCGAAGAATGGGGTATGACGACCACCTTCTTCTTTGGTTAAGACATATACTTCTGATGTATAATGGGTATGTGGTTTAATTGAACCTGGTTTAGCCAATACTTGACCACGTTCGATTTGAGTCCGATCAACCCCACGTAGTAAGGCCCCGACGTTATCGCCTGATCGACCTTCGTCGAGTAATTTTCTAAACATTTCGATTCCGGTTACAACTGTTTTTCGAACATCGTGAATCCCCACGATTTCAACTTCTTCGCCAACTTTTACCACCCCACGTTCAATACGTCCGGTAGCAACTGTTCCCCGGCCAGTGATTGAGAAAACATCTTCGACGGGCATCAGGAATGGTTTGTCGGTATCACGAACAGGATCTGGAATCCATTCGTCAACAGCTGTCATCAGTTCAACAATTTTGTCGCCCCAAGGACCATCTGGATCTTCTAATGCTTTTAAAGCGGAACCTGCAATGATTGGTGTATCATCACCTGGGAAATCATATTCGTCAAGTAACTCACGAACTTCCATTTCAACTAATTCCAGTAATTCTTCGTCATCAACCATATCAACTTTATTTAAGAAAACAATGATGTATGGTACGCCTACCTGACGGCTTAACAGAATATGTTCACGGGTTTGTGGCATTGGACCATCAGCTGCACTAACAACCAGGATTGCTCCATCCATTTGGGCCGCACCGGTGATCATGTTCTTAACATAATCGGCATGTCCCGGGCAGTCTACATGAGCGTAGTGACGAGTTGCCGTTTCATATTCAACATGGGCTGTTGAAATCGTGATTCCACGTTCTCTTTCTTCTGGCGCTTTATCGATATTTTCAAATGCGACGGCTTCTCCGGTACCAAATCGTTTGTTTAATACAGATGTGATCGCTGCTGTTAATGTTGTTTTACCATGATCGACGTGACCAATTGTTCCAACATTTACATGTGGCTTATTTCTTTCAAATTTTGACTTTGCCATTTGTATTCTCCTTAAAAATCTAAAAATTATCGTTTCACTAATGTGTCAATTTTAATTTGTGATATAAAAATGGAGCCCTCATCCGGATTTGAACCGGAGACCCCCACCTTACCATGGTGGTGCTCTACCTACTGAGCTATGAGGGCTCTATAACAAAATGGTGGGAGAAGATGGATTCGAACCATCGTAGACGTCGTCAACGGATTTACAGTCCGCCCCCTTTAGCCACTCGGGCATTCTCCCACTTGCTTATTAATCAGCCTCTCTATAATAATTTGTTTTCGTTTTTTTGTCAACTGTTTTTTACAATCTTTTACCGATTTTTTTTCGAATTCGTTGTAACGCATTATCAACTGATTTATTACTGCAATCAAGCGCTTCAGAGATTTCTAAGTATGACGCCCCCTGAATATAATAGGAAAGTACCTTTTTTTCAAAATTGGACAACTCTCTTTTGACATCAAGCATCAACTGTTCCAACTCTTCTTCTTTAATTAACTCAGCGCCCGGTTCAATACTTTTTTTAGCTGTCAAGCGGTCAATAATAATATGATGCGGTTCTTCTTCAGAGACCGCCGCATAAATTGAAACGGAATTATTTAACAGCATATGTTTCTGACGATTTGCCGAACTGATTGCGGTTTGGATTTGACGTTCAATACAAAGGTTGGCAAAAGTCGAAAAGCGAGCCTCCCGATCTGGTTTAAAATCCCAGATTGCCTTTAGCAAACCAATCATCCCTTCCTGGATCAGGTCTTCATTATCCCCGCCCACTAAATAATAAGCTCGCGCCCGGATCAGTACAATTTTGCGGTATTTTTCCAATAAAAACTCTTCCGCTTCCTTATCTCCCGACTGTGCTCGTTTTACTAAGTCGGATTCTAATTTTTTTTCGTTGCTTTTATTTTCCATTAGTTCCTCGTGTTATTCTTTGATCCGCATTTTGTTAAATTGATCCAGGGTATCTTCATCTAAAAAATCGCTTAATTTGACTCCCTGCGGCGGAGCGTTTTTTTTCTTGTTTTCCCTGAAATTTTGCTGCGTCGCTTCCATATCCTGGATCAGTTCCCGCACCGGCACCCGCTCCGCCCCGCTGGCCATGACCATTTGTTGTAACGCAAAATCCGACGTTACCACTCGCACGTTAAGTGAATTAGATAGCCGGTAAACCAATTTTTCGATATAGCTATCGGCAGTTTTGTTTTTTTCTGTAAAAACAACTTTAATGCGCCCCACAAACGTTTCTCTTTGCTCAAACGATTGTTGCTGATAAGCGTCGAAAACGAGGATAGTTTCCCATCCTTTAAATCCGCTATAACCATTTAAATCATCGATTAATTTTATTCTGGCCTCTTCCAATTGGATCTCAGAAAGGCGTTTTAAATCATCTGAACCATGGATGACGTTATAGCCATCCACAATTAATATAGTTTTCATTGGAATCGTTGTTTAGCCGCCTCGGCAAGAATAATGGCAGCTGCTGCTGAAGCATTAAATGATTCAATTTCGCCGTAGGTTGGAATGGCGACGGAAAAATCACATTGTTTTTTGATATTCGCACTGATTCCCGTGCCTTCATTTCCGATAACAATAGCCAACGCCCCTTTGTAGTCAGCTTTGTAATAAGGGTTTTCGCCCATATCGGTAGCCATGATCCAGAAATCCTTTTTCTTGAGTTCTTCGATGGTTTGGCTGATATTGGTAACCTTCACAATTGGCGTATGGGATATCGCTCCCGATGAAGCTTTTACTGAAACCGCCGTTAACGAAGCAGAACGGCGATTCGGAATGATCACACCATCGGCCCCGCAAAGATTCGCGCTACGAACAATCGCACCCAAATTATGGGGATCGGTAAGATGATCCAAAATGACAATCAACGGTTCGCGTTTTTTTGCTTTAGCGTGATCGAGAATATCCTGAATATTACTGTATGGGAATGGCGCCATCAACGCTACAATACCTTGATGAACCTGACCATCGGCCAAATAATCTAATTTTGCTTTTTCGACTGAATGAATAATGATGTTCTTTTTTTTTGCGGCGTCCATTATTTTTTTCAGAACATGATCGGTGTTGTCTTTCAAAACCAGCAGCTTATCCATTTCCTGATCGGATCGCAACGCTTCCATAACCGGATTTTTTCCGACAATGACAAACGTTTCTTCGGTAACGCCTTCTTCTTCTCGATTATATCCGTCAAACTTGCGTTGCGGTTTACGATCATCATAACGGCGCGGCCCCCGTTCTTCATTTTGACTACGGGCGTCATATTTACGGGGCTTTTTATCGTCCTGTTTCCCACGTTCTTCGAAATTCCGGCTATTCTTTTCGTCTTTAGCGCCGCGTTCCTCAAATTTATGCGGTTTTTTATCACCCTTTAGCACGTCCTTTTTTTTGCCGCGAGGCTTATCACTTTTTTTACTGCTGTTCGATCGACCATTTGATATCCGTTTCATTTTTTCCCCTATCTTTTAATTAAAATCAATTCCGGTTTTATTTACCGGTTTTCGTTACTGCTAATATCTTGATTGTTTATTTCGTTCCTATTGTTTAACGTTTCGACTTGATCAACTCTACGTTTGCGCGGTGGCAATGGTCCGTAATATTGATAATAATGGGTTTTTATATCGCCATTATAAAGTTTTCTGTTTTTAGTTGCGGCTTGACCAAAATATTTTTCAAATTTTTCATATCCGGTAATAATAAAATATGACCAATCATCCAAACTTCTGAATACTTTTCCCATATCCCGGTACAAACGCTGAATTTCTTTTTCCTCTCCGATCCGTTCCCCATAAGGCGGATTGGTAATAATCACACCGTATTTTTTCTTGGTTGAAACGGCTTGAACCGGCAGTTTCTGAAAAGCTACCAGCTCAGTTACGCCTGCCAATTCAGCATTGGTACGGGCTTGTTTAAGAGCGTCGGGATCACAGTCTGAGCCAAGCAGCAAAAATTCTTTATCGTTAATTGCCGCTTCGGCTTCTTGTCTTGCTTGTTCCCATAAATCAGCCGGTATTGCCGCCCATGTTTCCGAAACAAAATCCCGTTTCAAACCAGGAGCAATGTTTTTGCCCATCATTGCGGCTTCAATAACAATCGTCCCAGATCCGCACAGCGGGTCCAGAAAAAAACGATCCGGTCGCCAATGCGACAAATAAACTAACGCCGCCGAAATGGTTTCCTTTAAGGGCGCTTCATTTCCGTATTGACGATAGCCCCGCTTATTCAGGCCCGATCCACTGGTATCAAGGGAAAGGGTGACCTCATCTTTTAGAATTTGAATATGAATCGGATATCGTCCGCCATTCTCTTCAAACCAATCGACATGATATTTTGATTTCAGTCTTTCGACGACTGCTTTTTTGACAATCCGTTGACCATCCGATTTACTAAACAACGTCGATTTAACGCTGGTGATTTTTGCTGCCGGAAACTCACCATCAACCGGAATCCAGTTTTCCCATGGCAGTGCCTTGGTTTTTTCAAAAAGTTCATCAAACGTGACCGCTTTAAAACGACCAATCTCCAAAAGCACCCGATCAGCACAGCGTAACCAGAGATTTGAGCGCGGGATCGCCTCTAATGGTGCACAGTAACGAATTTTTCCGTTC
This is a stretch of genomic DNA from Acetobacterium woodii DSM 1030. It encodes these proteins:
- a CDS encoding DegV family protein, giving the protein MIRLLVDSMCDLPKEFINHPQLDMVSLNVIIEGKAYRDKREIDLEAMNKFMERGIVPTTSQVNPGDFIEYFKKNAQEGIDCLYLSFSSRLSGSYETAGLVLKDIKVEYPDFKCKIVDSLHSGGSIAVIATELLRLIDAGKDLDYLEQAALKLIPHAHFYFSIEDLNWLYMGGRVSKGTAVVGGFLKIHPIVSVEKGELKIIGKSRGSKKAQSAVIEKTAANIVGYLDQNVGIAYTGSMKPVEEYEKALRLMGVEKIEPVPIGCVLAAHLGLQGTGIYFLDTPPEEILK
- a CDS encoding DUF6483 family protein, producing the protein MKKSCFFVVLFSDRCLESESDDTMFQNGFLVREIENFSKFVIKLFRKEKFAETTESESEKLIEEDYLFYRFQEMIYDNKINDAENILFEMIKQNPKLEYLKVAEKFYSEVFKMSDEYLLNQNYSRAEIFESLDQIQEIYEKKYNNSYNEDR
- the rplB gene encoding 50S ribosomal protein L2 — its product is MGIRKYKPTSPGRRNMSVNTFEEITKHEPEKSLLKPVKKHAGRNNYGRITVRHQGGGAKRKYRIIDFKRNKDNIPGKIAGIEYDPNRSSNIALVHYADGEKRYIIAPLKLKVGDVIFSGPESDITIGNCLPLKNIPVGTTVHCIELKNGKGAQMVRSAGASAQLMAKEGNYATLRLPSGEMRLVRIECRATIGQVGNLDHQHVRIGKAGRTRHMGIRPTVRGSVMNPNDHPHGGGEGRAPIGRSGPVTPWGKPTLGYKTRKKNKPSDKYIVRSRNKK
- a CDS encoding sigma-70 family RNA polymerase sigma factor; the protein is MENKSNEKKLESDLVKRAQSGDKEAEEFLLEKYRKIVLIRARAYYLVGGDNEDLIQEGMIGLLKAIWDFKPDREARFSTFANLCIERQIQTAISSANRQKHMLLNNSVSIYAAVSEEEPHHIIIDRLTAKKSIEPGAELIKEEELEQLMLDVKRELSNFEKKVLSYYIQGASYLEISEALDCSNKSVDNALQRIRKKIGKRL
- the rlmB gene encoding 23S rRNA (guanosine(2251)-2'-O)-methyltransferase RlmB, producing the protein MKRISNGRSNSSKKSDKPRGKKKDVLKGDKKPHKFEERGAKDEKNSRNFEERGKQDDKKPRKYDARSQNEERGPRRYDDRKPQRKFDGYNREEEGVTEETFVIVGKNPVMEALRSDQEMDKLLVLKDNTDHVLKKIMDAAKKKNIIIHSVEKAKLDYLADGQVHQGIVALMAPFPYSNIQDILDHAKAKKREPLIVILDHLTDPHNLGAIVRSANLCGADGVIIPNRRSASLTAVSVKASSGAISHTPIVKVTNISQTIEELKKKDFWIMATDMGENPYYKADYKGALAIVIGNEGTGISANIKKQCDFSVAIPTYGEIESFNASAAAAIILAEAAKQRFQ
- the rpsJ gene encoding 30S ribosomal protein S10; this encodes MAKQKIRIRLKAFDHKLLDQSAERIVETAKRTGASVSGPVPLPTDKEIITILRAVHKYKDSREQFEMRTHKRLIDILNPTPKTVDALMRLNLPAGVDIEIKL
- the rplW gene encoding 50S ribosomal protein L23; amino-acid sequence: MKNPRDIIIKPIITERSMADAEEKKFTFKVDKRANKIEIKNAVEVIFGVEVEKVSTMNMKGKLKRTGRFVGRRSDWKKAIVKLTPGSKGIQFFEGV
- the tuf gene encoding elongation factor Tu, whose translation is MAKSKFERNKPHVNVGTIGHVDHGKTTLTAAITSVLNKRFGTGEAVAFENIDKAPEERERGITISTAHVEYETATRHYAHVDCPGHADYVKNMITGAAQMDGAILVVSAADGPMPQTREHILLSRQVGVPYIIVFLNKVDMVDDEELLELVEMEVRELLDEYDFPGDDTPIIAGSALKALEDPDGPWGDKIVELMTAVDEWIPDPVRDTDKPFLMPVEDVFSITGRGTVATGRIERGVVKVGEEVEIVGIHDVRKTVVTGIEMFRKLLDEGRSGDNVGALLRGVDRTQIERGQVLAKPGSIKPHTHYTSEVYVLTKEEGGRHTPFFDGYRPQFYFRTTDVTGVIKLPEGVEMVMPGDNVQMEITLITPIAIEEGLRFAIREGGRTVGSGVVAKMLAD
- the rplD gene encoding 50S ribosomal protein L4, giving the protein MPKIDVLDVKGNVVGDVELSEGIFGIEPNEHVVHEVVVALLANRRQGTRSALTRSEVRGGGRKPWRQKGTGRARAGTIRSPLWKGGGVIFAPKSRDYSKKVNKKVKTLAIKSVFSAKVLENEIRVLNQLVMEAPKTKEMISVLNNINAQKALIVLPDNNEAVIRSANNIPKVATTTVNELNVYDMLKYDVLIMTQEALEKIEEVYA
- a CDS encoding THUMP domain-containing class I SAM-dependent RNA methyltransferase, whose protein sequence is MSKKINLIATVAFGIESVVKEEIKKLGYEVTEVENGKIRYCAPLEAIPRSNLWLRCADRVLLEIGRFKAVTFDELFEKTKALPWENWIPVDGEFPAAKITSVKSTLFSKSDGQRIVKKAVVERLKSKYHVDWFEENGGRYPIHIQILKDEVTLSLDTSGSGLNKRGYRQYGNEAPLKETISAALVYLSHWRPDRFFLDPLCGSGTIVIEAAMMGKNIAPGLKRDFVSETWAAIPADLWEQARQEAEAAINDKEFLLLGSDCDPDALKQARTNAELAGVTELVAFQKLPVQAVSTKKKYGVIITNPPYGERIGEEKEIQRLYRDMGKVFRSLDDWSYFIITGYEKFEKYFGQAATKNRKLYNGDIKTHYYQYYGPLPPRKRRVDQVETLNNRNEINNQDISSNENR
- a CDS encoding NYN domain-containing protein, whose amino-acid sequence is MKTILIVDGYNVIHGSDDLKRLSEIQLEEARIKLIDDLNGYSGFKGWETILVFDAYQQQSFEQRETFVGRIKVVFTEKNKTADSYIEKLVYRLSNSLNVRVVTSDFALQQMVMASGAERVPVRELIQDMEATQQNFRENKKKNAPPQGVKLSDFLDEDTLDQFNKMRIKE
- the rplC gene encoding 50S ribosomal protein L3 produces the protein MKKAIIGRKIGMTQIFTENGTVIPVTVVEAGPCVVLQKKTIETDGYEAVQLAFGETKERLMTKPLKGHYTKNSVEFKKVIREFKLDDFASYETGQLIQADVFEAGERVDISGTSKGKGFQGVIKRHGQSRGPMAHGSKYHRRPGSMGASSSPSRVFKGKKLPGQMGNKNVTAVNLEVVKVDVENNVLLIKGAVPGIRGALVTIKSSVKA